Part of the Pieris napi chromosome 23, ilPieNapi1.2, whole genome shotgun sequence genome is shown below.
ttattttaattgtgttgTACCTAcgtgttaatatataaataagtttagtttataaggagtaataaaaaatataataatacatttttattaagcaatacttaattttttaataaaataggcgACGAAACGGCTAGAATCTTCTGACATTAAATGACACTGCCGGTCATGGACACTGCCAGAAGCTaatgtgcgttgccggcctttaaggaATCATTACGATCTTTTCTTGACGAATTCAAAACATCTTGACTAACTACTCACTAATTCAACTTTTTCCGCATCATCACTTATAATAGCACCATCTCTACGCAAAACCCCGGTTAAGTCCATGCCAAGAAGTAGGGCTACAGTACAGTTCCTTTGCGACAGTGCTTCGCTGACGGCCTTTAGGGCTTCGGGTTTCCTTAGATATACCTGGAATATTAAAACGTGTTTAAAATGACAGTGTTATATTTAGAtcgaataattataataaaatcgaaagtttgtgaaaatatattcaagAAAACTTTTTTCTGAAGAAAGAAGCTTTTAGAAGTAAGTTTTCCTTACCCTTTAATAGGCCGTGAGGTAGATATATTTATgcactagctgacccggctaacttcgttccgcctaacagtctaataatatcgtgttaactttagttaaacttaattcaggatttcattaaggtaatacaacttttttagcaaatacaaaaatgttttattgcctgccattgcgaaagaagaatgacagttttacacattaggcactGCATGCTGaatgttaaagcactttctgatataagtacaacattttttatgcATCTCTTCATTCGcttcaagatcggaatttcttgaactgacacgaattcgatgTAAAATGGTGCgtaattttgtcaacagatggtgtttgcattcgtaaaattaattaattaatttattgttattcgataacttttccgatattttattacttattctgctattcggagcggagaagaatccactaaaaaagagataactaacatcggtccagccgttctcgagttataagtgttgtaacaaacacgactttcttttatatatatagattatgttttatttataattttctttatgttCCTGAGAACACTATACCTATCAACTCAAAACAATTGTTATATGGAACTCCAGGAATTCCGGGTTACAAGTTAATTATATACAgtaagcaaaaaaaaattattaatctttCCCAAGATTGAATAATCTAGATTTAACtgcttttataaaactttatttacttattcataaatatttatattatatagttcacatatataatataataaaatatatatttatttattatatataataaactgaGATATCCAAACCTCAACCAATATCGGAAAGCTCGGTATTAAAACGTCGCCGAGAATTTTAACATCCTTCCTCAATAATTGTGCGGCGTTGAGTAATTCCACATCAGACCTTGCTTCAACAAGACGTTGCACTTTTAATTTCCTAAAATCAGTTTTAATCAGCAGTCTTATTCTGTAACTAATAGTGTTAGTAGAAGAAACCTATATTTAGATGATATGtccttattattaattattttttgttatcaattattaatatatgtgtgaaaaaaaccttataatatttataagagcTCCAAGTCCTTATTGATAATGAAGATATGTGCCTCAAAAGTCGGTGTAACAGTGTGCTGATTTCATATTATCATCTTTGACGATGACGGAAACAAGTCTCCAAGGGAGGACTAAACATTTTGAGTTAGTGCAGTGTATATTCACTATATTTGTGCAAGTGCGGTATCTCGGTCTCTTAGCCAAAACATTATAGAACCAAGactattatgtttattatggaacataagatacaggtatcactattaataaacattatccTAGTTTAAtctatttacatataaattatgtatatatgtacaggttagattgtaattcatatGAGGTCGATCTTTAGAACActttagattaatttttaaccaaAAACGGTGTTTTAgaaatactaattaaataaatcaaatacatttataattgttttacagTAGGCGTTTTTCTGATACCCCAGGCGGAAATGCGTTCGCGCATCTCCTGCTCCCAGAAGTAGTAGGGGTACTCTGAATACCAGAATCTTTGCTATTCAGGACTGGGTGAGCACTTAAACCAACGACGTAGAGAGGACCTACCTTTCCTCCATACAATCACTAggtttcaatatattttcaagAAATTCCACTTTATCTTTATCATGTGGTGTTGCTTTATTAACTTCTTTGGAAAAATTCactgtatctaataatattacacctaaaatattaattaaataattaatcacaatttatttatgtaacaaaaaattaagtcttattaataattgttttggcatgtttttttatttccactTGTGGACACTAATAATGACATGTGGCACATGTTGCGGACTTGTACGAATCCGTATCCATAAGAGTCAAGAATCTAGAAGCCCAAGTCTTGACTTTTCCTTACTCATAATGATTTGGGAATATCTTGTCAGCCAGCTATCATAAGATGTAACCtactattttacatataatttataatagaatttacTTACTATGTAATAAATCGGCACACATTTCATAATCATCAAAGAAATCACCTCTGTTCATTAATGCTGAAAGATCCTGAATCCTTTGAGTTACAAGTGTACAACAAGATCCCACAATTTCTATTGTACTTCTTACATCATCTTTGTAACTGAAATTTACATTGAAATTTTGAAACATAAATGACAAACAACCATTCACAGATTTTAAGTTCAGATTGCATCTGTTTCCAggatacttttaattttatattgaaaatgaCGTGTGATAGAATTTCAACCATAAATCCAAATAAGGCTGATACCATacttgataaaaaaaacaattaaatggaTGCAGAAGTGGGAGGGCAAGATCATAGAATGTTGCTTATGAgttatgacattatgttaatttactataaattattgattgttCTGATATTGTATCTGGCAAGTAGGTTGGTTACTTCTATACATTTAGTGACAGATTTGCAGAATTAGTGTTAAggttttttactattaaagtCATATGCTGGTTGCCCATATTTAATCTCAAAATCAAACCAAGTTAACAAACTGACTTTCACCACCGTTGTGACAAAGCAAGTTGGAAtactaaagtaataataaaaaaatcataaattaccTCCAGTTATTCCTATCGATAGGCCTGTGGTCTATAATCTCTGTGACATATGGTGATAAAAACTCATACTTCTTAGACAAAACATGATGGTCAACTagtacaatattaattttaccttCTTCCACTAAATTTTTTAGATCTATATCATCTCTAAAAAAcagaataaaatttataatatcttaATTGATAGTAAAATCATTATGTtcaacaatgtttttttattgttgtgtataataaaaactataatttttatatttattattattttctttttcttaataaacttAGAGAAGGTTATAATATCTAGTAAATACCGGATCAAAGAACAGGTATCACtttctaattataaaacaCCTACCTAAAAAGCAAAAAATTCTCTCTCAAGCCATGTCccttaaaacaaaatgcaaCCTCTGTCTTCAAAGGTAAGTCCTGTCTATCTACATCTAATAAAGATACGAAAATGTCATCTTTGTATGTACTTTcatctcttttatttcttgtacATACTTTACACTTCATTTTTTGGTGCTGCCAATGTAGAAATGTTGCGTAAACAAGGGAACTGACTGCAGAATCGAGATCACAACTCTCATTACCAAGGACTATGGTGAGATTAACATAATTCCGTGATTtcttgaaaaacaaaaaaatctgtttataACTATTTGCATGTTATGTTAATAGTAGTAGTAGGGGTAGTAGTATTGAGCATTTATATACCATTAACACaattatattctattattattatatcatgaataatagattatatatttaacaaagagAAGACCCGaaggtttttatttacatcacaAACTTGTATAACTACTGAAACACTaatgtatgaaatataaaCCATACTTACCAGAACatttaaagtataattaaGGTAATCTTccattgtttattattgaGTCACAATAGCAGAAATTTGAATTTCTGAATTTAATGTTTACAAACTTTCATATTATCATGGTCATTGACATTTGACGAGTTTTCTTTACagttcaatttcttttttttttcaaattttcacTTAAAGACTACTGACATTAAGCGACATTGGCGGAATTGTGATTTACAGTTTAAACAGAAGTcgccattataaataaagaagaagaagactACTGATATAAAATGACTAACAATTGACATAAaactaactatatttattgcaaaaattaaaaaatgaaactTCTAAATACATATTCGAACATTTTGAAACTGCGGTTCGAAAATTTAGCATAACATATTCGAATTTTGGCGGCATGTACCAAAGCATacgtgtaattatttacgtttggtttaaaacacaattttcGTCATTACAatcgcaataaataaaattattttttaaattatcttaaaccTATAACAAAAAGTATATACATTTCTGCTTCAACCAAGCGTGTTATTACTAACATTTACGACGGTACTGAAACTTTTCAAGCAGTTAAGGCATGTCCTTTAAAATCTACTTTTTATTGGGTATGATAGAGTTCCTTATAAGTTTTTTCCTTATTAGTCTTGATTTGATTCGCATTTTTAATGATAGCACTTTTGTGTCATAATTTTGGTGACGTTTACAGTATTGCCGTTATTATCAAAACAAAGTGAGGCAACTACAACGGACAATTGCAAGAATTTAAAATGCCCGAACCAAGAAGATTCAACCTGTGTTAAAGTGACTTATAGAAAaggattaaaaaatattgaatataatgtaatagtatataataaatgtgaaaTTGGTTTTATTAAATGCCATCCAGGTAAGGCAAAAGAAATTACAATTCAACAGCGACGGTAGAGACAGGTATATTACATGAGgtgttttttgaagtgaaaattctttagcggcgttgtatcCTTtgggtaaaaaaatttaaactcgcgtcaggacacgtgacctgatcgaaaattcgtaagacggatggagggTAAACAGCCGGCGCGGCGTTttcaatgtaatataaattgtcatgtttgtgtacgatagcgcaataaataaatattgtattctaccacataaatggtagtacttttatactgataattaaagcaattcttgtaaaattattccctaaccattccaaaatatcaataatGCACAACGtttatattcaagttttcacttctgccggctcTCCCGAGTTTCTCGAATTCACCCACTGAGGCgttgaatgttattttttttattaaataaatacctactttATGTTTCTAGGCATGAAAGCATATATACTACCAATGCGCAATTGTCATTCAAGTATTAAACGATCGAAACGGGAGATTAAAAAAGGTAAAGatcaaataatgttaaaaacactttattaaaagaaaaagccCGTTCGTCGATTTATTGCCATTTGCCACTCAGGGTTCATTCTCAGCTCCATCTCCAATATAGTTCACGGCTCAGTCTACAATTGACAATAATTCTGCTATATTAAAGAATAACAGCTAGTTCTTAATAAAATCCTGCATAACCAAATCcagtattaatataatttctgtggttattaaagtattttgcTTACGATTCCACTCTTGTGAAATTAaacatgataataataatatgacttAGGTTAATAATTGTGTTCTTTAATAAGTTATGAACGTTTTTTCGAATAGAATTGActttttcgactttctacatacactactgttaaggcatcttgacttaACCCCCTGTCCATTCAAGGTTATTCAGGGTCACAGTGAGATCTTCATTATAGACAaatcaaagtattttttttacagctCTTAGATCATTTCATAAAATTGGTAAAGggaagaagttttatttatatggagATAACTTAAGTGAACCTTCGTCTGACGACGTGAAAAATTATCGTACGTAACTTATGACTAAGTTtctcgatttaaaaaaaatgttatcatGTTAAACAATGTATATAGCTTTTACAGCGACGAAAAAACTAATCAAtaagaaactaaaaaacaaaGTAAGGAACGAAAAGCTAGAAAATGAGgtatatatgatattttatttgtttatttccttagtattacaaataatacactAATTATGTGACTTCAAAACCACACAAGGTATACATGAGCCATTGTCGTTTCATTGTGCCCACTTGTATGGTATAAATCGTTctaaggtttttttaatatattgagCATATATTTAGTAACGGCTTAGATAGCTCAAATACCCtaacttattataaatgttgttcGAAAAACCCTTACTTATTAACACTACTAATAAACATTGTTTAGATTTCCTTCCGAATGGTGTCAAAATTCCTTACAAACTTtgggtttaaactttaaacccTCGCAACGTATTGCTGCCGTAATGGTTGCTCATATCCGTTGGAGTGCTaagtctattttattttaattttgttggaGTTATTCAGCCCTTACTATTTTTTTCAACAATTGGGCCCTTCTGTTTGGAttgcaaatttaatattatcctCTTCATTCAATTTTTTCTTATGGACCTCGGcacaatattgaaaaaaattgtgcATGTTCTAGCATGGTTACTTAGTCATCGATTGCTGATTCCACTGTTGCCATGTAAAGGAAACCAAGCATTTCgtgtgttattattattaattttgatttttaaataataactgcTTAGCCTTGCACATATGTGTTCCTAATGCGcctttcctgtgaatttgtaTTCAATTACGGGCCTAAAACAGATGTGTAACAAGCGCAAGAGTTTAACAGTCACAACCATAATATGAATTTCCATCCATGTGTTATAATGCGTTGGAATGGGCGTATAAAAATGCAAGTTATTGTGACATTTGGAgcccttttatttatttccagttAATTTCTAAACTCATGTGGTCACTTTCTCTAAAAGttgtttatgttttacatCGAGAATTACTCGTcatcttataaataaaccaTATTTCAGCAAGATGGTACTGAAAACGACAATAATGATGAAAATAATAACGACCAAGATGATAAAACGAATGATGATGATATACCGCGTATGGACAGTACAGAAGCGTTAGTTGTATTGAATTCTACGAGTGTGGAAAAACATGTTAAGACACCAAATGAAGATCACGATGATAAAGTGAAGTATACTGTGACATAAAGGAATCCATCCGTTTCTTTTTCATTAGAATAGACGTTTAGCATTCTTCTCTGCTATCTGCTAATCCCTATCCACTGCAGTACACAGTTgactaaaacaaatattgattttacacGCCTGCTCACCATTTAATGGTCCACAGATTGTGACGGgtttacaataaaactataaagcAAAGTGACTTGGTGAACATTTTCAACAACTCAACAATTCTGTACAGCCTTTCGCCAAGTCGTTTTACCAAATTTGCAGAGTTATTTATATTCCTACCtaattgctatttatttatattcacgGACACTTGGCGGACCCATGTGACTTCCTCGATACAAAGAGTCCCCTCGTTTGTTGTGCTGCGATATTGCgggctactcgattgtgaggaagttgcgTAGATCTCGTTATCGCCTTATTAAGTTCTGATATCATTTTCACGCGTGTATATCCTTTTTCTAACATTTTCATAAGTGTTTGATTGTCCTCCTTTTGAGATGTGTGACGTTTGAgagagtaaataaaataaaaagataaaagatcAATCTTAACAAATTGTACACATTCTACcgcgaaaaaaaattatggacTAGCTATTTTTCAATGAAGGCAAATTGCATAATCTGATAATTTTCAAGTGTATATTAATAgcaataatatgttattaaagGATAAAGAAGATAAGGCTGATTCAATTAACGTTATTGATGAAGACCAAGCCGTTTCACTTGATGATACATTAAATCATAGCAATGGCAATGAAGCCAATGAAGTTAAAGAAAGTAATGACGATAAGGGAAGTAATGAAAAAAACGACGATATAGTGGAAAATGAAGAAAAAAGAATCGATGCAAATTCTGGTGAAAAAAGGGCAGTATTTAATGATGATGTTAAAGTTCCTAAAGATTATGATCATACGGAAGAAAATAACGGTATGCTTTACGTGTGATTTGTTCTTCACAATTTTGATTATATAACCTATTTGGCGGCTATCGttagaaatatataactaataattacgAGTGACTCCAGTAAATCGCAGACAGAAAATGCCGGGATTACGTTCAAATTTTATTGGATAAAACTGAAGAAAATTATGTCTGTTTCAGCCAATCTAGAAGAGGACAACAAAGATTGCCCATCTACATGTTCGTTGCGGGATATGATGGTTTGTGCACGATGCAATCACGGCGTATATCGTACTTTTATGAGTGTGTGCCATTTACGAGCATTTCTTTGTGCACACACAGATGAAAGTTAGTATAATTGAGATATGATTTACATTGTCAACCTATACAAAAATGAATTGCTGAACCGATTGCTTATTATGATCTTGAAGTTTAGGGAAAGTTTAAacagaaacataaataataagtgaaaattactaaaaacaattgaattttgcaataaaactgTTCCTAGCtgggaaatatttgatatttatctttttagaattttaaaattgtcacTTTGTTGTCATATGACAATTGGCATATTGGTTGACGGCATTGATTGAAAGTGTCAAaacttaatacatttttaagttttgacacaatagaccagtcattatagacattcgaaatcgaaaatttgataataattccaaaagttttcaaacttcggtcaagtgaatggtacattgggacgacaataaatctcattttgcaaccttgtccgcagtccggaacattgttaaaattgcaattaaattaatttttgctgtatggtcgtgaaaaaaattccaaaagttcagcaaacttggggaagttttcgatataatatttcatatcacgtataaaatttgcaaccaacctaagtgtacggaacattttttgttatttattttattttcgatatatctgtcaaatttgcagaacttttggaacgttttccttcagtttaataaagaaaaacattaatttttaataacaaaaaatgttccgtacacttaggttggttgcaaattttatacgtgatatgaaatattatatcgaaaacttccccaagtttgcagaacttttggaatttttttcacgaccaaaacttatttttaacaatgttccggaccgcagtgtaggttgcaaaattttatagtttgttttaataccactcccgaccttacatcaaaatttgaaaacttttggaattataatgaattaattgtcttgactgactggactaCAAATATATGTTGATGAATGTATGATACGAAGCTCACAGGGTCATCTAGAGTTATACAATTGTATTGTGTTCCAAAATTAGACGGAAGCTTGTGCACGACAGTATTTTGTTAGATAAAAAACTTATTCACGTTTTATCGAAGCATATAGGACTAGTCCTTAATTCTACTATCTAGCAGGATTACCCAGTAAATTTAATAGCGATTTTATCCTCAATTTGAATTTAACTATTGTCCAATAATAATgcaatgttattataattaccgtatagctttaaatttgtaacatcAGTGCTATGAATtgaaaaatctacatcctaCTTGGCTTGgctaaataaagttatattgtctgaaacgtaatttaatagttataagttatgtaaataatctatattttataatatacttttagAATTATCGCTAGTATCCCGGCAGCCTTGCATACAATCAGCGCCTTTTTTGTCCGACCTTCCGCCATCAAATGGACGTGTGCACGAGCCGGGTGACGATGACAGAGTGTTACAATTCTTACGTTGCAGAGCTGAGGGTAGATTGGATACAGGTTCGTTATAATTTCAGAACTTTCGCTTACCGCGCGAAATTAGCCATTTTAGTAAAACACTGCTAGGTGATTTAGATTTATTAGGACAcgtttaacatataaatatttgtaaaaatattagaaatgaaactcttcatttgtttaatgtctagtatttatttttttatgtttcaggTGATCCTAAGTGTAACTTCAATCGTTAGAATTTCAgtatatttctaataaaaacatcTTGTAAAtagcattattttattatctatgtttTATGTGTTTAGTGGTTCAacgttcgatcctcggctatGCACGAATGGGcttactttctatgtgcgcatttagcaCTCGCTCATATGTCGACggttgcctattagaaatgatcacgggacagatacaaaaataagaggcccagaccaaaaagattgtagcgccattgatatatatgttatgtgTCGTTTCTGTATCTTTAATGCGGTACCCTTAGGTCATCGGTTTCAACAACCCAAGAGTTTAGGGAGGGAGGCAAACAACAGGGAGGCAAACAACGGGGAGGCAAACAACCAAGCAGGTCATTAAGACGTGCTTGCCGTCGCCCTTGGACTCCTGCTATACCAGAGGCTGGTTTTGCTGCCGAgaattacacgctttatacgtatattatatatatgactACTATTTATTTAGAGATTGGACTAATAAGAGGTGGTTTTAAAtcagatttttaatttcaacaaaaaaatttgtcAACACGATATTACAAAGCCAATAAACTACGGAACGATGTGTTTGTCTCTTGTCCGTTTTGAGAGCTACCCTACGTTACGAGCTCTCaaaacgttcataagtgtactttgtGTTaccatataggtaacacaaagtacacgaataaataattttgaattttacggACCTTAGTCTGCGGCTAAGGACTttagtagaaataaatatactactACTAGACTACAGTTATCataaatatcacaaattaataaataatatttgtcataagaatctttattatttgtaaaatggTGAAGAGATTCTCTTCATGAGTTTGTGATTCGGTAACAAATTTTTGGTCGTATCACAGCCGGGTATAATGACGCCCGGCGTTGAACTGCTTATACTTTTAGTTAAACCTTAATTAGTCATCGATCTGGCATGGGCATTGGGCAatctatgaaaaaaattgtatgcaaTAGTTGGCCTCACCGTGATTGATTGGATTTCTAGAATTGCTACTATCGAGACATGAATGACAGAATTACAAGAAAAATTAGGACTCTGTTTAACCTTTTAGAATTTCAAATGGATTTCTTTTACTTTATCCTCTAGAAGCACTTCAATACGTTCAACACTCTCCTTGAATTTAACTGTTCCATTTGTATTCCTTACATTGTCCTGTCCCAACCTTTCTAAAATACGCCgcataattttttcatacattttgtcATCAGTCTTTGAATTTGTTACATTCCTCATTAACTTCTTAAAGGCCATTTTCAATGAAGTTATATTATCCACCTTACGTATAAAAGTCGTCTTAATTTTTTGCGCTTGAACAAGGTGTAGTATTTCCACTGCTGTAATAAAGATTTCTTTGTGTGCTAcacctacatatatatttttaataaaataatatgaaaataacaaaagGTACATTTCTGAATGTAAAACGTAAAACGAATGTGCAATACAAAACGTGGCGTTCGATTTTGATAGGTCTAACGGCCGCAATGTCATGACGCATCATGTCGCGTGTCAAACCCCTATTGGGCTAGATGCTGTTGGCCAATCATAATCACGCGGAGCGTACAATCGTTTCATATTTCGTTACATTCTCACCACTGCGTCCTTGAACCGCTAAAGAAGTTAAAGAAAGTTCAGAGTCGTAGTAAACAAAATGACCGTTACGTTCGGTAAGTCCACATATGCCTTTATTCGGCTGCggtctttttttaaacaacataatatttttctgtGGGATCTTataaagcaaaaataaaactattgggAAAAACTTGCCTAGATAAATACATGCTAAACAACAAATTACAGAAGTACAAGAAAAACACTttgatataaatgtttttacgaACATTTCCGTATTTACACCATTATTGAAAGTAATatcaatgaaaataaaattcaaaaactatTAACTTTACAACCACTCTATAATAGACTCTGACGCTTAGGTTTCGAAtaacatagatttttttttttaaattcatatacatatttatttaaataagtgaaCGCCTTGCattaattataactatatGTACCTATACCATATCTACCGTTCTTTTTAGTTTAATCAAACAACTATGGAAAGTTACCCGGGGTTTTGTGTGGCGATTGTAAGAATCAATGATTGTAACCTTGTCCGTGCTTAATTCATAATGAGATACCATTATATCTGCATGTCTCTCGATACAGTTCAAATCTCTGGACTTGCTCTAAATGTGTGTTAACATTACATAAGGCTTACACAACTTGAGTTCCTAACGTCAACTCTTCGAGGGCAACTAAACAAGTGGTACACCATTCACCAACTgtagtatattaattatatcgtCCAGGAcgttttttaaagatttcttaaaggatatatttttaaaaattaatgatgcATAATAATAACGTAAACGTTTGACGTTTATTTTAGAACAAAAAGTTAAAGGAGTGCGATTATCTTAAGTCTAAAATCACGGCACTAGAATGAAAAAGAGATTTCTTCAAGATGTGA
Proteins encoded:
- the LOC125061375 gene encoding exopolyphosphatase PRUNE1 isoform X2; translated protein: MEDYLNYTLNVLKSRNYVNLTIVLGNESCDLDSAVSSLVYATFLHWQHQKMKCKVCTRNKRDESTYKDDIFVSLLDVDRQDLPLKTEVAFCFKGHGLRENFLLFRDDIDLKNLVEEGKINIVLVDHHVLSKKYEFLSPYVTEIIDHRPIDRNNWSYKDDVRSTIEIVGSCCTLVTQRIQDLSALMNRGVILLDTVNFSKEVNKATPHDKDKVEFLENILKPSDCMEERKLKVQRLVEARSDVELLNAAQLLRKDVKILGDVLIPSFPILVEVYLRKPEALKAVSEALSQRNCTVALLLGMDLTGVLRRDGAIISDDAEKVELFSKILQEWSSPCLQLSPEENSDCFFFKQLNLSASRKQYIAPVNEFLNNCN
- the LOC125061375 gene encoding exopolyphosphatase PRUNE1 isoform X1, coding for MEDYLNYTLNVLKSRNYVNLTIVLGNESCDLDSAVSSLVYATFLHWQHQKMKCKVCTRNKRDESTYKDDIFVSLLDVDRQDLPLKTEVAFCFKGHGLRENFLLFRDDIDLKNLVEEGKINIVLVDHHVLSKKYEFLSPYVTEIIDHRPIDRNNWSYKDDVRSTIEIVGSCCTLVTQRIQDLSALMNRGDFFDDYEMCADLLHSVILLDTVNFSKEVNKATPHDKDKVEFLENILKPSDCMEERKLKVQRLVEARSDVELLNAAQLLRKDVKILGDVLIPSFPILVEVYLRKPEALKAVSEALSQRNCTVALLLGMDLTGVLRRDGAIISDDAEKVELFSKILQEWSSPCLQLSPEENSDCFFFKQLNLSASRKQYIAPVNEFLNNCN
- the LOC125061374 gene encoding suppressor of Mek1-like isoform X2 produces the protein MSFKIYFLLVLPLLSKQSEATTTDNCKNLKCPNQEDSTCVKVTYRKGLKNIEYNVIVYNKCEIGFIKCHPGMKAYILPMRNCHSSIKRSKREIKKALRSFHKIGKGKKFYLYGDNLSEPSSDDVKNYPTKKLINKKLKNKVRNEKLENEQDGTENDNNDENNNDQDDKTNDDDIPRMDSTEALVVLNSTSVEKHVKTPNEDHDDKDKEDKADSINVIDEDQAVSLDDTLNHSNGNEANEVKESNDDKGSNEKNDDIVENEEKRIDANSGEKRAVFNDDVKVPKDYDHTEENNANLEEDNKDCPSTCSLRDMMVCARCNHGVYRTFMSVCHLRAFLCAHTDEKLSLVSRQPCIQSAPFLSDLPPSNGRVHEPGDDDRVLQFLRCRAEGRLDTGDPKCNFNR
- the LOC125061374 gene encoding suppressor of Mek1-like isoform X1, yielding MSFKIYFLLVLPLLSKQSEATTTDNCKNLKCPNQEDSTCVKVTYRKGLKNIEYNVIVYNKCEIGFIKCHPGMKAYILPMRNCHSSIKRSKREIKKALRSFHKIGKGKKFYLYGDNLSEPSSDDVKNYPFTATKKLINKKLKNKVRNEKLENEQDGTENDNNDENNNDQDDKTNDDDIPRMDSTEALVVLNSTSVEKHVKTPNEDHDDKDKEDKADSINVIDEDQAVSLDDTLNHSNGNEANEVKESNDDKGSNEKNDDIVENEEKRIDANSGEKRAVFNDDVKVPKDYDHTEENNANLEEDNKDCPSTCSLRDMMVCARCNHGVYRTFMSVCHLRAFLCAHTDEKLSLVSRQPCIQSAPFLSDLPPSNGRVHEPGDDDRVLQFLRCRAEGRLDTGDPKCNFNR